The genomic stretch GCTGCTCCTGCAGCTCTTGGTTCTGCTGCTTCTTGGCATCATAATGGGTCTTGGCTTTCTCCATCTGTGTGGGCAGACAGGTgggtggcagtgggggagggcagggaggagggcagagtgGGCCAGGGCTGGGCCCCTCACCTGCAGCTTGTAGTGCTCAGCCGCCTGCTCCTTCTGGCTcaactgggcctggagctcaTTCACCTGGGCCTGGAGGCGTTGGGCCTCTTGCTGGCTCTCACCTCCCTGGGCCTGGAAAGCATGAGGAAGGCTGATGGGGGCGGCTGGTCCGGCTGCTCCACCCAAATGCACCGACTTGCCCTAGCTTCTTGGGCTTCATGGTGTTTTCAAACTCCCGCATGTTCtctcaggaaacagaaaaatccttTTACCCTCCCTcttgccccccccccactccagccTACTGAAATCCCTGTTAAGGCCCCCAGTCCACAGGCGCTTTCCCTGGCCGGCGTGTGCCATTTCTGGCAGAGTTCCAGCAGCCCTAGCTGGGCCTTCTCTGAGACCAGGCACAAACTGTCTCGTTCTCTCTCCGTGAGGACAGTCTCCCCAGGGGGGAAGGAACGCCTGCTGCAGAGGATGGAGCTCTCAGGACACGTGAACTCATTTCTCCCCACAGCCACTCTGGGAAGTAACTATTTCCATTgcagagatgaagaaattgagctCAGAGAGTCCATCAGATTGACCAGGGTCTTAATGAGTAAGTCAACAGTGGAAGATCTGAACCTTGGTCCACCTCAGCCCCAAAGCCTGTGTGGGTTCATGATGCCGGCAATGCCTCTTCTCCAGACCCGGCGCCTTTGGAACAGGGCCTGTGTCTGACTCAGTCCACTTGCAATGCCAGCAAGTGCTTAGTCTGTAGTAGACACTGGACAGGATCGTCTGGCCCCCCCTTTCCTACATCTCCCAGTGCCAGGAAGGCCCCCAAAAGGAGTATCACAAGCATCTGATTATCACATAATCATGAGTGACCCGGTGTGGAATACATGGAAAGGAAGGGAGCTGGGGAAACGAGGTTCAGCTCCCAACTCCTGCGACCCAACAGGGCTTTAGCAAGTCCTAGGGCCACTGCTGCCCAATTCCTTTGCCCCTGACTAAAACCCGTGAAGCCCAGACTGCAAAAAAGCAAGTATTAAACCAAAGGTGACACTGTTAAAAGCATTAAGAATACTAAGTTGCATTAGAATATTGCATGTCGTTAACACTCTCCTTAAGGCTCAACTGTCTAGACCAGCACcatccaacagaactttctgcagtgatggcAACATTTCTGCATCTGCCTGTCCAATATGGGAGCCGCCAGCCTCACAGAGTTACTGAGCGGGGGCAGGTGGCGAGTGTGACTGAGGCACTGAATTCTGAAGTGCACTGTAATTTAGATTTCAATAACCACACATGGCTAGAAGCTACTATAATGGACAGCAAGGGTCTGAGGGATGGAAGCCACTCCAGTCTTCCCTTCAGAGCTCCCAGAGGCACATGCACGGGGCTCCTGAGCCACAGGCCCCCGGGGtgcccctcctctccccacacccaccgcagcccctcccccatctatCCCACCTTCAGCTTCTGCTGCTGCACCTTGCTGGCTTGGTCATGGTCAGCTAGCTTCTTACTCAGTTCTTctacctgggggaggggagggaagaggagaagacaTGACTCAGGAGACCTTCCCCTGGATGTCGAGGCAAATTATGGGGTTTCCCCAGACCAGTCCCCAGTAttcctaaaaaaagaaatgggtcCTTCCTCTGGCCTCCAATTAGGGAACAATTTGCTTCCCAGTTTGGTTGGCAGGACCTGAGTGAGGCACCCAACACACCCATGCTCGTCTCCACCCCAGCGACACAGGCCTGCAGCTGCCACATTCGAGAACCGACTGGGGGGCTGACACCTCCCCTTCACCTACTGCTGCCACCATTCCCCGCCCCAGCCTCCCTGGGTTGGGGACGGGAGCAGGGGCCTCGCCTGGACTCTAGCAGACGTCCTCATTCAATCCCcatgcctcctcctcccctcccagaaACTCCCCAAGCAAAAGCCCACCGGTGATCAGACCTCGTCCCAGGACCCACAGACTGTTAGGGCTGGCGCTGGCAGTGTGGTTAGCACGGGGAGTCAGACTGCTGGGAGACAGAGCAGGGCAGGACACGTCCACGTCCACCCCCTTCCACAGAGGAGGGCAAGGGGAGCGAGGGGGGCGGGGCATCACAGCCACAAGCGTGCCTCGCTCCTCCAGGCATTCCAAGAGCTCAAGCATGTCCAGCAAAGGCGAGAGGCAAGGGCTCCATTGCTAACTGTTTGTATTCGGCTTGACAGTCCCCATCATTCTGGGCTCCTCGGAGAAGGTGATGGGAAAGGAAGGTGAGGTGACAGGTAAGGGCTGGCAGAGGAAGGGTGCTCTCACTAAATCCCGGCTCGAGAGCCTTGTCGTCTAGGGCAGCACAGAGAGATGAGAGCGCGGCAGCCGCCCAAGCCGCTCCTGTCTGGAGGAGGCCCCCCTGCTCCTCTCGACCTGGCCCTCCTGCTCCCAGACGTCTGTTTCACACTTGGGGTGAAGGCCCAGCACCCCGAGCTCAGAGCCCTCCCTAACCTGTGAGGACGGCCTTGCTTATCACGTTATGGCTTCTGCAAGAAAGAAGGGGCTGCGTAAAACACGGCCCATGTCATTCTGCTAGTGCTCTTTGCTGAGGACCCAAACTCAGAACAAGATGTGGAGGTTTGCAAACCCCAAGGACTGTGTCACTGGTTCAGCTACGGGACAGATGAAGCCTGCCCCACCCTTGTCCCTGATAGGCAGATGAGAGAAAGTGCAGAAGGGGGGAGAGGCCGACCTGGGATGTGGGATGAGGCCCGAGAGGGGGCCCAGCACACCGCACTCCGGGGCAGCCTGCGCCTGGGTTCCACGGCTTGACCCTGCCCCCCGCACAAACAGTTCACAACAGGAGCTGGCGGAGGCAAGCTGCAGCCGGGGTCATGCACCGAGACTGGTCACCGCTTAAGCAGCCAGCATTTAGCAAGGACCCCAGGCATTACCTGCTTAGTTTGCTCTCTCTGAAATACCTCTAGCTGTTCCACCTGTGCATAGGGGAGGAGCaatggagagagaatgagatggGGCCACACGGGCACAGGTTCTGCTGCCAGGCTGACCTCACTGAGCCTCTGATACTCCCGCCCCCCAAGGAACTAGACTtctagtaattttaaaaatgctagtTGGGCTCATCCTAGGCCCCCGTGGTTCTTGGGAAGTCCACTGCAGGCGCATCTCACAATGTGCCTCCACAATGGGCTGATGGCCCTCACGGTTGGACTCTCCAGGAACGAAGCCTTCAGGGAAGGGGAGGCTACTGATACTTTCTTTAGGACAATAGGGGGCAACAGACTTGAACTCTACCAGACACCTCTCTTCCTCTGCCACCCAGGGAGTGAGACAAGACACTGTCATAATGTGGGAGCCAGAGGCCCTGGAATACAAAGGGAACAGTCCCTTCTCTCTCGGGTCCAACCTTTGCAGGTACGGTTGAGCTGACCCTACCTGGGCAGTGAGTTTCTGCCTCTCTTCCTGGAACCGCTGTCTCTCCTCTAGAACCTTCACCTTGGCACCCTCATACTTGGCAGTCATCACCTCCAGCTCCCGGGCGGTGCTCTGTGCTTCCCGCCGCACCTCAGTCAGACGGGCCTCAGCGTCAGCACGCACAGTTGCCAGCTCCTGGTCATACTTCTCCCGGGCCTGGTCCAGCTCGACTTCCAGAAACTGCCGGCCGAGGTTGGCCCTCTCGCCCAGTCCCCGGTTCTCCTCTGCCAACAGGCCGTGAGCCTTCTTCAGCATGCTCAGCTGCTCTGCGTAGCTGGCCTTCTCTGCCCGCAGCTGCTGGGCTGCTCGCTCTAGCTCTGCCACCTTCTGCCGTAGGGGCATAAGCTCCCCAAGCTCCCTCTGGGCCCGCATCAGCTCTGCCCGCAGCCCACCCGCTGCCTGCTTGCTTTGCTCCACTTCCTCACGATGGCGCTTCTCAGCAGCTGCCTGCTCGGCCTGCAGCTGCTGGCACAGGTGCTTAGCAGGCAGCAGCTCACTCACCAGAGCTTGGGTGCTGGTGTGTTCGAGCTGCAGGGCAGAGAGGGCTTGCTCCTTCTGGAAGAACTTCTCCTGCCATGCCTTTAATTCTTGGCCCAGCTCCTCCGCTCGCTCTGCCTGTGAGGCCAGCTCCTGCCGCAGGCTCTCTGAAGCTACCCGCTGCTTCTCCGCCTCCTCCCGGAGAGTCTGGACCTCCTGCCGCAGAGCAGAGCTTCGTTCGGCAGCTCTGGCGCTGTTGTTGGCTGTCTCTGCCTGGAGCAGGCGCAGCCTCTCCTCCAGCTTTTGGCTCTTCTCCGACTCAGCTATAACCAGCCGCTTCAGCTCCTTGCTCTCACCCTCCTTCTCCAGGACCTGGCGGTTCAGGATGGACACTTCTTCCTCCAAGCTGCTGATGAGACTGTTTTTCCTCTCAGCCTCCTGCTGGCCCCGGGCCACCTGGGCCTTCCACTCATCCTCAGCCTTGCTATGGTCTTGGGCCTTGGCATGGAGGGTGGCCAGCTCCCTTTGCACTGAGGCTAAGGTGTCCTGACTGCGCCCCAGCTCCTGGGCCTTCTCCTCTAACTGGCCCCGCAAAGTCTCCAGAGCAGCAGCCCGCTCCGTCTGGGAGGCACGCTCAGCTTCCCGGCTGCGCTCCAGGCTGGAGGCCTTCTCCTGATGCTCACGGCACTGCTGCTCCAGCTCGCTCACCTGGGCCCGCAGAGCCTCCAGCTCAGAGCCTCTTCGCTCAGTCTTTCCAGTGGACTCAGACGGGGCTCTTGACCCGGAAGCATCCTCTCCACTGGCCGTCCCTAGGGACTGCTGGCGTTCCTCCTCTTTCTTGGCCACCTGTTTCTTCAGTTGTTCCACGGTTTGCTGAAGCTCCCCCAGCTCCTTTTTCTGGGCTGCCTCCTGCCCACGAAGCTTGGCCAGCTCCTggtccttcccttccttttccatcaTGGCATGGGCCAGTGCCTCTTGCAGGGCAGCAAACTCCACACGCTGCTCATTGAGGGCATTCTGCAGCCGCATCTCAAGCTCTGCCTTGGCGGCCTTCTCCAGGGCAAGGTCAGCTTGGGCTCGGCCCCGCTCCTGGGTCAGCCGTGCCACCTCCCGCTCTTGCTGCCCACGCTCCTCCTGCTGCTGTCCCTGGCTCTCCATCAGCGCAGCCCGCAGCCGCTCCAGCTCGCTGCCCATTTGCTCTGCCTCACGCTCCATGGCCTGCAGTGCAGCCTGCGTGCTGCAGAACTGACGTCCCTGCTGCTCTTCCAGCCACTCGGACTCTCTGTCTCCTGCCCTCGGGGGCTCCTTGAGTAGCTCCCGGGAGGTGGTTTCCTGCTGCTCACCTGCCTTGCGCACCAAGGCCTCCAGGCGGGCCACCTCCttgctggtggcagccatcttctCCTGCAGAGTGGAGAGGTCATCTGCAAGCTTCTGGGCCCTGACCTCCTTCTCCTGGACCTGCTGGTGGGCTCTGGCCAGGCTGGCATGGAGCTGGGCCAGCTCACTCTGCTGCCGGCCTATCTGGAGCTCACTGTGGGCCTCTATCCCTGCCACTTTCTCCTTCGCCTCCTGCAGCTCCTGACGGGCCTTCTCACATTCCTCCTTCAGGGTCATCAGCTGTTCCTGGAACATGGCACCATATTGGGCCTCCTCTTGCTGGCTATCTTCGTACCGCTCACGCCAGGTGGCCACCTCCTTGGCAAGCTGCCCACACTCACTCTCAGCCTCACGCTGGGAGGcgatggcctctgccagctcccgcCGCAGGGCTTCCATCTCAGCCTGATGGGCCTCCCCAAGCTGCTGGACTCGGGCCTCCAGCCCCTTGCGCCcagccttctcttcctccagctccttccGATCCTGCTTATGCTGCTCCATCAGGCTCCGGGTCTCTGCCTCGAGCTTGGAGATACAACATTGCTGCTCTTCCAGCGCACTGGCAGCCCTGCGCTTCTCCTCCTCAACGCTGCCCTTGGTCGCCTTCAAGGATTCTTCAAGGGCCCGGACCTGCTCCTGGAGCTGGCCCTTTTCCTGGGCCACTCTTTCTCTCTCGGTTGCTTTTTGCTGCTCAGACCTCAGCTGAGTCTTTAGCTCTGCCACCTGAGCCTGGCTCTCACACTGCTCCCGGCGGGCTGCCTCAACGCAGGCATGGAGTTCCTCCACCTTTTGGCTCAGCTCTGCCTTCTCTCGCTGGGCCTGTGTCACTGAGGTCTGAGCACTGTCTCGGGCTTCATTAGCAGCCTGAAGCTGCTGTTGCAGGACCTCTAGCTTGGTAGCCTTCTCTTTCTCCAATGCCTCCAGCTGCTGGAGGACCAAATCTCTCTCCTTTAAGGAGGCCTCCCGTTCCTCAGAAGCAGTGGCCAGCTGCTGGGCGTGGTCTCGCCTAGTAGCCTCCTGCTCCTTGATGGCCTCTTCcatctgctgttccttctgcttcaGGCTGCTGCTCAGCTGCTCCACCTGGTGGCGGAGGTCCTGAGACGCCTGTTCCTGCTGCTGGAGGATCTGTGCCAGCTGGGCCTGCTCCGTTTTGGCCTGCTGCTTCAGGCCATCCAGTTCTTGATCCTGCTGCTGGAGAGTGGCATTGAGGGTGGTGACCTCAGAGGTCAGCGTGGCCACCTGGGCAGACAACTGGGCCGCTTGCTCCTGAGAAGCCTGCTCTAGCTCTTCCTTGGCCTGGCTAACGTTGGATAGCGAGCTCTGCAACTCGGCAATCAGGCCAGCCAGCTGctgcttttcttcttcaaagtGGCCTCGCTCAGCAAGCAGCTTGGCTTCCCGCTGGCTCCGCTCAGCCTCCAACGCCTCCATCCTGGCTTGGAGCTGGGTGTTGTCTGCAGCAAGAGTGGCTGCCTCTTGCTTCAGGGTTTCCAGCTGGtgagataaagaaaacaaatgggatCAGCATGACTTTTCAGTCACTACGGCCCTTCTGGGAACTGAGGATTGCCAGGAACCTGAACGTGCTGCACGTAGGCCCACACCAGCCCCTGCACGCAGGTCTCTCGGCTGCTCCTGGTTTCCTACCTGCAGGACGTCACCCAGCACCTCGCCCTTCTGGGGTGGGCTCTCCTGCAGCCGGGCCAAATGCTCTTCCAGCTGTGAAAGTTTTCCCtgcaggatttcattcttctcttcAAGGCATTTCTGGAAGTAAACAAGAACCCCATGTGAACAGAGCTGGAACAGGTATCAGATGACCCCACAAGCACTTGTGAACACCAGCAAATCATGAGACCCTATCACCTTGTTACCAAGATCTCCTTTTGCCCTGACCCAGAAACAAGTCTCAGAAACCACGGACCTGGGACCATGAGGGACCTGCCTTTCTAGCCCTAGTCCAGGGTTGAATTCAGTCATGTGACCTGCTAATTTCTTCTCCAAGGCTGAGGAGTTTATTTCAAATTTCCTTACTGTATATACCCTTTCCCAGAAAAGTCCTGGCTTCTAGATTATCCAAACACCCACCCAGCTTAAAACCAGCCCCTGCCTCTCtgggcagcaggagcagcagccacagcactgcccctcccccacaccgtTCACTGAACATCTCCAATGGGGCAGGCACTGACTTTCTCATTTCTAATCCATGTAACAGATTGGTGAGGTTGCTATTGCTATCCCCCTGGTACAGTGCAAGGAGCCGAAGGTCAGGTGTTAAGTGCCTTGCCCCACGGCCTCatagttagtaagtggcagaactgaatTCCTAATAACAGCATCGATAATAATAGCAACTAATTCACTGAGAGCTTACTTTGCACCCCATAATGTGTTAagtgttttctatgtattatcATCTTACAATGGCTGATGAGGCAGCTACtcattcttttccccattttcaggAAAGCATGCTTAGAGAGAAACAGatcaagtaacttgtccaagaccCACACCTTGTAAACGGCAGGCAGGATTCAAAGGTGTACTGGACTTAAGCCCACAATCTTTCCACGACAGCACACTATTAAACCCTGAAGAGAAGTCAAAcgacttcccaaaggccccatagAAGAGTGGCAAACAGAAGTCAGCTTTGAACACATGTCAAGACGGTGGCCCTGACTCCCCAAGCAGAGGGTTACCTTGTCCTGCAGGGCTGTGCTGAGCTCCTTCTCCATGTGGGCCTGCTTCTCCACCCACTCCTGAGTGGACTTGCTGTGCTCCTCTGTCAGCTCGTTCAGGGCGCCCTGGAGCTGTTGCAGGTGACTAGCAAACTCGCGCAGCTGAGACAGATGAAAGGAAATCCCCATCAGCCAGGGTCAATGCTGGCACCAGCACTGCTGTTTGTTCCCTGAACTCCAGGAGCTAGAGTCGTCTGATGAGCCTTCCCACCCTCCAACCAATCACTCTGAATCACATCCCTAACTCAGGACTACAAATCAAAATTTAGGGCCACAACTCAGGCCCTGGCAGCGGCCAATTATGGGACAAGGAAAGGGGCAAAGTATGCAGGTCCCGGGAGAGACGGAAGCACAGGACACAGGCCAGGACATGCTTCTCAACCCTCTCTTGGGGAATCGTCCAGACAAATTCAACCCTAAGGGGCCTCCAGATGGGGGTAAGACCCCCTTAACACTCACCTTAAAGGAAAGGTCCCCATTTTCCTCAGAAAGCTGGTTAATTTTGCGATCCATCTGGCTCTTCTCTGTCTTCAGGTCCTGGCACTGCTTCAGAGTTTCATGGAGCCGCACAGTGAGGCTGAGAGGGCGGGAGCAGTGAGAAAAGAGTGTACCCACCAAAGGTGTGGAGTGGGCAGGGAGccgggaggcaggcagggagaacTCTACCTCTCATTCTTGTCGCGGAGCTCCTCCAgctccctgggctccagtggactGGCGGCCTGCTTCTCGTTGAGCAGAGCCAGGCGGTCAATGCGCTGCTGCATCACGGCGATCTGCGCGTCTGGcccgggggaggggagaggagggtcaGCACAGaacaaaggggaggaaggagagctcGGAGGAGGCATCCACTCTAAGGGAAAGGGAGGATGGAGGCAAGGACAGAACCCCTCCCGGGTCAGCAGGGCAGGCCCAGGGCCAGCAGAGGACCAACATGGGAGACAGAGGCGCCATTCCTCAGAAAAAGCCCTGATGCTGCCCATGCACGCACagctgccatgtgccaggcacctacCCCGCTCGGTGAGCAGCTTGCGGTTCTCAGCCAGCTCCAGCTCTAACTCATCTCTATTATTTCTCTCATCTGCAAGCTGCTTTTTCAGCCGTCTCATCTGGAATTGTGGGGTCTGGAGGATGTCACCCATGGGGGAGGCTGGAGAACCTGAGAGGAAGCTGAGGAAAGAGATGGCCCAGATGCCATCGTCAGAGTCTGGGACGTGAGGCCTGAAGTGACTGGCAACAGGCAGGGATGGGCAGGGCTCTCTGGATGCGAGCCCTGGCTGGGAGGCCCGAACATGGCTTCTGTCTGCAGTACTATCTCAGGCCTCGTGACATGACCTGGAGAAAACCCTTCTCCTTTCTccgagccaaaaaaaaaaaggtgggattTTAGGGATGGCTGCATTCTCCTGGCCTCTACAGAGATGCACTAAGAGAAGGGACTTCAGTGTATGTAGTCtccaaagaaaaaaggaattccaTAGACAGGGAACAGCCTTTGCGAGAGGCCTTCTGCCCGAGACAGACCCTCACCAATTCCCCCACTTAGTCCTGGGGCAGCTGAGGACATATCTGAAGGACACTGCAAACACTGTCTATGATGTCAGGCTGCTCAGCAGCTTCACCTCTAGGAGGGAAGGATGTGAGGACGGGGTGTGGAGGCCCCGTCCCAGCAAAGAGGCTTAGCACATACTTGTTCCCACTGGAAGACGCAACCTTCTGTAGCTCTAGAAAGCGAACCTCCCTCCTGGTCTGGTGGCTGGGTGGGGAGAGCTCTTCAGAGATGGTGCTGGAACAGGCAGAAGGGACAGGAGCTGGTGGGGAAGGAGCAGACAAATCAACCACTGAGAAGTTAGTAAGAGAGTGAACAGATCTGCATCTTTATGCAATTTGAGAACTTGCCTTAGTGGGAATGAAGCCACAGACACATGTAAGCTACAGAGGGAGACCACTGGGCAGAACCTGAAACCTAGTGACTGGTTACCCAGAGGTCAGTGTTCCTAAACCACATCAAGCAAGGGGCTTCCATTTCCACAGATGGTCTGAGCTGAAGGAGGGCACGGTGAAGTGAGCCAGCTGAGAGTCCTCTATGCTCAGAGACTGGATCAAGTGCTCATGCTTTTCCCTCAAGCCCACACTGAGGCAGCTTGTAACCCTCCTCACAGCCCCAGCGACCGCTCAGATCAGGGCAACTGGCCTCCTTTCTGAACTCTCCGTTCTGAAAGCTTGCGCTGCCAAATCCACACCTTTCTCAAAACCTCTCTTCCCTTAGTTTCCATGACCATTTTTACATGGTTCTCTTACCTGTAAGCTCCCACTCTTATTAGTCTCCCTCATCGcctccatcctccccacccctgccccaagcCGCCCGAGTTCGGATGGGGCCTCCTTGCTCTGCCCACAGTGCCCACAGCTTCCATGGCCTGCAAACCCATAACCTGGCCCAGAGCCTCTTCCACAATCTAGACTCACATTTGCAACATCTCCACCTGAAGTGCTCATGAGGAACCTGAATATAAGGAACATCAAATTCAGCAGCTGGAAGAGAACTTGCCTGGACCCACGTCTTATATCCTATCATTACTAGATGGCCACTTCATC from Rhinolophus ferrumequinum isolate MPI-CBG mRhiFer1 chromosome 11, mRhiFer1_v1.p, whole genome shotgun sequence encodes the following:
- the NUMA1 gene encoding nuclear mitotic apparatus protein 1 isoform X2; the encoded protein is MTLHATRAAALLSWVNGLHVAEPVEALLQLQDCSVFLKIIDSIHGTEEGQQILQQPVPERLDFVCSFLWKNRKHPSSPECLVSVQKVMEGSELELAKITMLLLYHSTMSSRSPRAWEQFEYKIQAELAVFLKFVLDHEDGLNLNEDLENFLQKAPVPSACSSTISEELSPPSHQTRREVRFLELQKVASSSGNNFLSGSPASPMGDILQTPQFQMRRLKKQLADERNNRDELELELAENRKLLTERDAQIAVMQQRIDRLALLNEKQAASPLEPRELEELRDKNESLTVRLHETLKQCQDLKTEKSQMDRKINQLSEENGDLSFKLREFASHLQQLQGALNELTEEHSKSTQEWVEKQAHMEKELSTALQDKKCLEEKNEILQGKLSQLEEHLARLQESPPQKGEVLGDVLQLETLKQEAATLAADNTQLQARMEALEAERSQREAKLLAERGHFEEEKQQLAGLIAELQSSLSNVSQAKEELEQASQEQAAQLSAQVATLTSEVTTLNATLQQQDQELDGLKQQAKTEQAQLAQILQQQEQASQDLRHQVEQLSSSLKQKEQQMEEAIKEQEATRRDHAQQLATASEEREASLKERDLVLQQLEALEKEKATKLEVLQQQLQAANEARDSAQTSVTQAQREKAELSQKVEELHACVEAARREQCESQAQVAELKTQLRSEQQKATERERVAQEKGQLQEQVRALEESLKATKGSVEEEKRRAASALEEQQCCISKLEAETRSLMEQHKQDRKELEEEKAGRKGLEARVQQLGEAHQAEMEALRRELAEAIASQREAESECGQLAKEVATWRERYEDSQQEEAQYGAMFQEQLMTLKEECEKARQELQEAKEKVAGIEAHSELQIGRQQSELAQLHASLARAHQQVQEKEVRAQKLADDLSTLQEKMAATSKEVARLEALVRKAGEQQETTSRELLKEPPRAGDRESEWLEEQQGRQFCSTQAALQAMEREAEQMGSELERLRAALMESQGQQQEERGQQEREVARLTQERGRAQADLALEKAAKAELEMRLQNALNEQRVEFAALQEALAHAMMEKEGKDQELAKLRGQEAAQKKELGELQQTVEQLKKQVAKKEEERQQSLGTASGEDASGSRAPSESTGKTERRGSELEALRAQVSELEQQCREHQEKASSLERSREAERASQTERAAALETLRGQLEEKAQELGRSQDTLASVQRELATLHAKAQDHSKAEDEWKAQVARGQQEAERKNSLISSLEEEVSILNRQVLEKEGESKELKRLVIAESEKSQKLEERLRLLQAETANNSARAAERSSALRQEVQTLREEAEKQRVASESLRQELASQAERAEELGQELKAWQEKFFQKEQALSALQLEHTSTQALVSELLPAKHLCQQLQAEQAAAEKRHREEVEQSKQAAGGLRAELMRAQRELGELMPLRQKVAELERAAQQLRAEKASYAEQLSMLKKAHGLLAEENRGLGERANLGRQFLEVELDQAREKYDQELATVRADAEARLTEVRREAQSTARELEVMTAKYEGAKVKVLEERQRFQEERQKLTAQVEELSKKLADHDQASKVQQQKLKAQGGESQQEAQRLQAQVNELQAQLSQKEQAAEHYKLQMEKAKTHYDAKKQQNQELQEQLRGLEQLQKENKELRAEAERLGRELQQAGLKTKETEQTCRHLTAQVRSLEAQVAHADQQLRDLGKFQVATDALKSREPQAKPQLDLSIDSLDLSCEEGTPLTVTSKLPRTQPDGTSIPGEPASPISQRLPPKVESLESLYFTPIPARGQAPMESSLDSLGDVFLDSGRKTRSARRRTTQIINITMTKKPDVEEPDSANSSFYSTQSALASQAGPTATSSTQSLARLGSPDDGNSALLSLPGYRPTTRSSARRSQARVSSGAPAGRNSFYMGTCQDEPEQLDDWNRIAELQQRNRVCPPHLKTCYPLESRPSLSLATITDEEMKTGDPKETLRRASMQPTQIAEGAGITTRQRKRVSLEPHQGPGTPESKKPTSCFPRPMTPRDRDRHEGRRQSTTEAQKKAAPAVGKQADRRQSMAFSILNTPKKLGNSLLRRGAAKKALPKGSPNTRSGMRRSPRIATTTASAATAAAIAAATATPRAKGKAKH